A single region of the Micropterus dolomieu isolate WLL.071019.BEF.003 ecotype Adirondacks linkage group LG02, ASM2129224v1, whole genome shotgun sequence genome encodes:
- the LOC123985771 gene encoding serotonin N-acetyltransferase-like, translating to MMSVVGAQPFIKPMQPTPSVSPGIQRRHTLPASEVRPLNTQDAISVFEIEREAFISVSGECPLHLDEVRHFLTLCPELSMGWFEEGRLVAFIIGSLWDQDRLTTDALTLHKPCGSTVHIHILAVHRTFRQQGKGPILMWRYLQYLRCLPNVRRAVLMCEDVLIPFYRKSGFKVLGRCSITVANLTFTEMWYPISGHAYMRRNSEAIRFPQHPLTLPLAKTDEHVDV from the exons ATGATGTCCGTTGTTGGCGCGCAGCCTTTCATCAAACCAATGCAGCCAACACCCTCTGTTTCGCCCGGTATCCAAAGGAGACACACGCTTCCCGCAAGCGAAGTCCGACCGCTCAACACGCAAGATGCCATAAGCGTCTTTGAAATCGAACGAGAAG cattTATCTCTGTGTCAGGTGAGTGTCCCCTCCACCTGGATGAGGTGCGTCACTTCCTCACACTGTGCCCAGAACTGTCCATGGGCTGGTTTGAGGAGGGCCGGCTGGTGGCTTTCATCATCGGCTCTCTCTGGGACCAGGACAGACTCACTACA GACGCACTGACTCTCCACAAGCCCTGCGGCTCCACTGTCCACATCCACATCCTCGCTGTCCATCGCACCTTCAGACAGCAGGGCAAAGGTCCCATACTGATGTGGCGCTACCTGCAGTATCTGCGCTGCCTGCCCAACGTGCGCCGAGCAGTGCTGATGTGCGAAGATGTCCTCATTCCCTTCTACCGCAAGTCAGGCTTCAAGGTGCTGGGGCGCTGTAGCATCACCGTGGCCAACCTGACCTTCACAGAGATGTGGTACCCCATTAGCGGCCACGCGTACATGCGGCGCAACAGTGAAGCAATCCGTTTCCCTCAGCATCCCTTGACTCTGCCACTGGCAAAGACTGATGAGCACGTTGACGTATGA